The DNA segment aaatacatttcatataaatacGCATCATTTACGTTTTTTATTGCAGGAAATACTCAACGAAAATCAATAACAtcgccagaaaaaaagaaaaacaatgcatttcaaGAAGTAGAACTTTCAAAACCGCGTAAAAATAACAACGCACAACCAACTAGTGCAGACAGTGACATAATCAAAAAATCAAGTAATCTTCAACGAAAAGGAAATGATTGGCCTCCACTTGACAACAGAAAAGGCTCCTTAGAACATCAGTCCTCCGGTACAACAGATATAACACATGCAAAACAGAACACGGCAATATTGGCGGTGGAGGATAATACAAATCAAGCATCTACGAGTtaccaaaatgaaaatgtaaacagCGAAGCACGATTTTCTGGTGGAAGGTCTCTGGATGTACAACCGAACACCCAAGCAAGAAATCGTTCAACCAGTGAGACACCAGATAGTCATATAGGAAGTATGAACTCTCAAAACAGTAGTTTGCAAAGGGAAAGACTAAATACCATTAACAGACAAAATCGTGAGGACACTGCTGATGATATTGGTTATCATAGTGATTTTTCTAGAAGTATTAAACCCGACACAGAATCAAATCCGTTGAGTACATTTAGGTCATCTCAGCCACAATCAAACCCTAGGTCTGCAACAACAGGCTATGGCGTAGATGATGATGATGTCATCGAGACCTATCAAGATGACGGAGAGAGTATAGATTGGGActaattaattttaaactacgtttttcttttattatttgatgTAACGCAGCAGGTCTGTGTTTCTGTATCTCTtctgttttaataaaacaagttttttttatatttaaaaaaaatatttttgtgatttatttctaaattcatAAATACATTTACTACTTACATATATTCTTCAGTaatgaacaaaaatgtttcTTTCGAATTCGACAGTTTCATCACATGTATTATGCAATACTTTAGCTTACACAGAACATCATGCTGGTCAGAATATAAAAGAACGTGATAGAATTCAGAATACAGTACAAAATGTtgaagataacaaaaatatcggactccaaggaaaattcaaaacgaaaagacCTGTTTTCTCACAAccaaaagattttgaaagcgatatatattaaacatttttgaaatattagaGACTTATCAAGCGCAGCAAAAATTGTCTCTGAAAAAAAgctgatttgattttttgtgaaaCTGACTCCAGAATGACATTGGCTACTTCATTCGATATTATTAGAATTAAATCTTTCACTTTGTTGAATTTTGATGTCGCTTGAAAATAAGACAGAGAAAACaccatatttaaaagaaaagagaCACAGACGATGGTTGAGACAAACAATGTATCATGGTTTATACAAAGTTATAGTAAAACTCTGGCAGTGGCTAGTTTGCCAGCGCCGGCACTACagaaaatgtgttattttgtgtgctctattaaaaaataatgtgacaATCAATACTAAATTCGGCAAAATAGCAGATCAtaagatattttctattttattttgcctGCCgcaaatagccactgccttaTATAAACCCCACATACATATCGGGAATTAATTAAGAGGCACCTGATAGGTAAGTATGATCAAGTATAGTTCCTCCCACACGTGAAAACATGTGAAAAATTGCCGCGTGGATGAAATTAGGTCACTGATGATGACCCATAATTGATcatgatttgaataaaaaacacaGCCTTACAGCTGAGACTAGTCTACTGTGTTAGATGAattaataaatactttatttgTAAGAAGCATATATACGCTATGGCAaacgaaaatatatacaatatatgacaaacaaaaGATAGCAGAGAACAGTAGTTACAAAGTGtacaataatattaaaaagtatgaCAATATATGTGATCTAATTTTCCAAGCAACATTTAAATAATTGCATAGTGTTACTGTCAGAGATTTAGAATGAGCTTGTTATAAATTATCTAACTTGTGTCGATTTGGCCAAGAACAGTAGaacaaggaattgtatattttaaatcatGATACAATTCCTTGAGTAGAATAATAGTTAAGCAAATAAAAGAGTATAAAATACTAGACTGAAACTATAACTAATTCACaacaaaaggtaaaaaatttaTATGCACAGATCTATACGCCGGACATGATAGAACAAAATGATATTCGTCCTCTAAAACATTCATATtgcaacatatatatacaaattcttTTTTCTCTTCGGCGAGTATTTAAACTAAAGCAAGAGCAATGCAACATAACCccttaaaagaatatatatatacatgtatatacatagtAATTTGCTAACAACCATGGTGTTTTTTATTATACTGTTCGAACTCGATTCGTAGTCATATCTAAATTTTGAACACAAATGCCATGTTACTGTCCCCTTTCTTAATAGAGcctttttaagtattttttgtttttgtagtaAAAGCAAACGTCCTTGGTGCAAACATGTCGAACTCACTGAGACTATTATAGTATTATGAGGTACAAATCAAGTGGTATGTATATAAGCATTCAGGAATCGAATGTAAAAATTGACAAAGTTGTAAATATCTGCATTACTAGATAGACTCACAGGGACTCGGTTAGcagattaaaatttgtaaatcaatgtttttaatttatttttaacaattaacTATCCATATCCTTATACTGAAATATGGATAGTTAATTGCACATtgccagaaaacaaagaaatagtgaTGGCAACTTTAAAAACGTTAATATAGTAATGCAAATAGacagtaaataataaaaaataaattaaaaacattgatttacaaaattttaatctgctaACCGAGTCCCTGTGGATAGACTGACAACAATTGAACCTGATGTTGATGTTTGCAGATATTAGGTCAACTGTGATGAACAAATTCAAGACGGCATAGAAACCTACAAAGAGTTTCGTACTATTCACGTATGAAACACTAAATAACAAATGTCAAATGCATCACTCCTCAAAAAATTGAAGGTCAATATTATGCCATTTTATTATTTCGAGGTGTATGTTTCCTCAACCGGCTAACCActttttattgtcatgtttctcagttttaatgtttattttgagATCAAGTTcaaactttttagaaaaattgtaatcatacaaaactatttttttagagGGTTGGGCTTCCCTTCAAGGGCTGACACACGAATTTCTTAGGTCCAAACTTCTATACTTACTGTAAACCTGAGTGCATATAACCACTGATTATGTTTATCAATACACAGGGGCAACAACTCTTTCTATTGCAGGTCCAGTTGTAggaaaaaacaatgaaaaaaggtaaaaaaatttggatttttgGTGCAAATGACCTTTTTTACACTACATAGATGAGTTTCAGTCCAAACTTAGAActattgttatttatatttacactGGGGTCCACTCTACATGCAGACTACAGTTGGATGCATATATTAGAATCTCTAGTCTATCAGgtcaagaaaaaaattgaaaaaacatcaaaattgaagttttttgcACTTTAGGACCAATTAGAAATATTCAATCTGTTAAAACCTCCCCTTTAACAAACTAGAAGATTCCTGCGAAATCGCTTTACAATTTGCAAGTGTTTCCACAGAGAGTTGTTAAATATAAGTTGGTTTctatatttttctctaaaattgacattttctgtggaataaagattgttttaaagaaggacaaaacactacatttatacgtcatatcacaaatatttccaaCTTTGTATGGTTCCATAGGAGTTATGGCTCAATAAAATCGGTTCTTTCTTTAGAAGTATAGATATATTGGTACACTGTCtcttctttatatttaatttgttgtatatttatataaattaataattgttggttttttttagttttaaacctATATATGCTTAATGTTATGGAGATAAGCAAGAGTTGTCTCCCCTTGGTCTTGGAAATCTTCATACCATATGCTTtcagaaaattgtaagttacaAAACTACCAATCACAAATCATCATTAGTTTATAGACCATGATGTTTTTTTGCTTTATGGTTATTTTGATCTGATGTACTATATATGGAAACTACATAACTATTTAAAGTATTATTACTTTATCTTTGATCTTCTTTTGTACTTCTacagatatttataaattaaaacaatatggatcaaaatcagaaaatgataaacattgaaatttgaagctatttgtaataaaagatacactattttttttttatatgaaataaggATTTGAACTTGATATTCAGTTCatctatattaattttaaaaagcgaAGATTTATAGAATTTGTGTAGCTTATTTTCTTGATTAGaattatcaattaatttaaaatcacTAGAATTTAGTTAAAACAGGaatgttaaaatttgaatttatatttatacgTGTAATTTGAATCTTTCGATGGATTGATTTACATGTGTATTAACTTAAATCAATTGATTTGGATCATTATGATAGAAATAACACGGCATATTTTATCATGGTATATATCCATGCAGTTTTATATAGCAAGATTTCATCAAagaaatttaatacaaatatttattacttCTAATCATTACCCAATCAAATTAGTTGCATTGATCCTCAAAATTGAACAATTAGTCCAGATTACGACAGATTAAACAAATAACCGTAACGTAACTTTTGGTAAGGTAAAATTAATagttagaaatatttaaagatttagaTCTAATTTTCGTTGTAGTTTAAAAATCTTGACAATGGATAATCTTTGATCGGCTGGAGATTGTCTAATTGGATTGAAGTACACTATGGCTGAATTAGACCCACTGCTCACTGTTGGTGTGAAATGATGTATGTCGTAAGTTAATTGTTTGGTAAAAGTTTACTAACATAGTATGTCCCTATTGTTTTTCG comes from the Mytilus trossulus isolate FHL-02 chromosome 3, PNRI_Mtr1.1.1.hap1, whole genome shotgun sequence genome and includes:
- the LOC134712136 gene encoding uncharacterized protein LOC134712136, with protein sequence MYDRTTLFLDICGFIALCSGVSATDIDEDGYSIADNTIPVVVISLLSVLILISLVLLCAGDSNVQHNDAGNTQRKSITSPEKKKNNAFQEVELSKPRKNNNAQPTSADSDIIKKSSNLQRKGNDWPPLDNRKGSLEHQSSGTTDITHAKQNTAILAVEDNTNQASTSYQNENVNSEARFSGGRSLDVQPNTQARNRSTSETPDSHIGSMNSQNSSLQRERLNTINRQNREDTADDIGYHSDFSRSIKPDTESNPLSTFRSSQPQSNPRSATTGYGVDDDDVIETYQDDGESIDWD